GATACAAGGAAGTAGGGCTTGAATATCATCTGAGAGGTCGAAGAGCTCTGCACGACATTTCCATTCAGAGTAGTCTTGATTTTTAGGTTGTCAGGTTGAAGGTCAGTTTCAATCCAGGGGCCAATGGGTGCGAATGTATCGAATCCTTTCCCGCGTGTGAACTGTCCGTCTTTCCTTTGAAGGTCCCGCGCTGTAATGTCGTTGGCGCAGGTAAATCCGAGGATATAATTTTTTGCTTCGCCTTCTGAAATATTTTTTGCTGTTTTTTTAATTACAATTGCAAGCTCTCCCTCATAATCAACTTTTTTTGACTGAGGCGGATAAGAAACTATATCCCTATGGCCTATGACAGCGGTTGAAGGCTTCATGAACAACATAGGCTCGTCAGGTATCTTTGAGCCGAACTCTGCTGCATGGTCTTTGTAATTGAGTCCGATTGCGATTATCTTTGACGGCTGGCATGGAGGAAGTATCTTTACATCTGACAGGGGATTTCTTATCCCTGTCATTGTGAAAGTCTCATAGGCAGAACCGAATATCTTTTCTATGCTTTCCCCGACAACAATGCCTTCAAACTGTTTCCCGTTTATTTCAGCCCTTGCGATTTTCATTATGTCTCCTCGAAATCTGTTTCCAAAAAGCATATTACACAGTAGTATGTCAACTATAATGAAGAAGAAAAATACTGATTTTTCCCCCTCCATAATTTCCATTGCTACCGCCAATCCTTCTGCCACATTTACGCAGGAAGAGGCATACAAGCTCTCCGGGTATGATGATAAAAAGATAAAGGCAATATTTTTAAACTCCGGAATCAGGAAAAGACATTTTTTTGTGCGCCCAGCAGATAAGGTGCCAAATGAAAGTGTTAATGAACTTAACGCGAGGTATAAGGAAGGCGCGGTAGAGACCGGCGCAAGAGCGATATCTGAGTGTCTTAAAAATGCGGGAACAAATCATATTGATTTTCTTGCCGTTGCAACGTGTACGGGCTATCTCTGTCCCGGACTGTCATCAATATATGTGAAGAAGCTTGCCCTTAACAAGAGCCTTCAGCGCACTGACATTCAGGGGATGGGATGTGCGGGAGCGCTCCCGGCACTGCAAAGAGGATGGGACCATGTGAGGGCGAATTCCGGTTCAAATGCATTGGTTACTGCTGTTGAGATTTGCTCTGCCGCATATTTTATTGATTCGTCGATTGATTCATCTATGGAAACGATTATCGGGAATGTCATATGCGGAGATGGGGGAGCCGCAGTTCTGCTTGGTGAAAACCATGTATATGGAATGCCTTACATCTTAGGATTTCATACTGAGATATTTTCAGATTACCTTGATTCAGTTGGTTTCAGCTCAATCGAGGGGAAGCTTAAGATCATACTCGGCAAGGAGATCCAGAATATCGCGGGGAAGGCTGCGAGGAAAGCGATTGAAGCCCTTCTAAAAAAACATTCGCTGAAATTCAAGGACATCAAAAGATGGATAATCCATCCTGGCGGCAGGAATGTGATTGTGAATATTGCAGATGAGCTTGGGCTAACGAGAAAGGAGCTTTCTGCTTCATACGAAGTCCTTGAGGAATACGGCAATATGTCATCGCCGACTGTTCTCTTTGTATTGAAAAGAATGATTGATTCAACACCGCCGGCAGAAGGGGAATACGGAATAATGTTAGCGCTTGGGCCGGGGGTTGCGGCGGAGGCTGCGCTCCTACGCTGGTAATGGAGGAGCAGCAAATTCAATTTTTGGTGTTATACTTCGTCACTGGCCAGCTCACAAATCCTCACATACAAAAAAGTATGCTCCGGTATTGCTCGCTGTCCATTTCCTCGTCTTCCACACAAAACTTGAATTTGCAAAAAAAATGAAAGCCATACAGTATTTAACCTATCCAGTATTTTTATAGTGAATCTATTGTAGACTTTTGATAATTATATTTTACTTGTTTAGGCAATTTTCTTGACTTGTTAAATTGAGGTAGAATATAAAATGCTTGGTATTAAATGGGTATAATATATGTTAACTCAAAAAATAATAAATGAATCAGTCGAAACAGATAACGTCTTAAGATCAGAAATAGACTCAGATGAACAACTCATTTGGTCTGGAAAACCTCAGCAAGGCATATTATTTAGAAGTTCAGACATATTTATGATTCCTTTTAGTCTACTGTGGGGAGGGTTTGCGATATTTTGG
The DNA window shown above is from Candidatus Schekmanbacteria bacterium and carries:
- a CDS encoding fumarylacetoacetate hydrolase family protein, with translation MKIARAEINGKQFEGIVVGESIEKIFGSAYETFTMTGIRNPLSDVKILPPCQPSKIIAIGLNYKDHAAEFGSKIPDEPMLFMKPSTAVIGHRDIVSYPPQSKKVDYEGELAIVIKKTAKNISEGEAKNYILGFTCANDITARDLQRKDGQFTRGKGFDTFAPIGPWIETDLQPDNLKIKTTLNGNVVQSSSTSQMIFKPYFLVSFISCIMTLLPGDVIITGTPCGVGELKPSDVVQVEIEGIGVLENRINSK
- a CDS encoding type III polyketide synthase, whose product is MKKKNTDFSPSIISIATANPSATFTQEEAYKLSGYDDKKIKAIFLNSGIRKRHFFVRPADKVPNESVNELNARYKEGAVETGARAISECLKNAGTNHIDFLAVATCTGYLCPGLSSIYVKKLALNKSLQRTDIQGMGCAGALPALQRGWDHVRANSGSNALVTAVEICSAAYFIDSSIDSSMETIIGNVICGDGGAAVLLGENHVYGMPYILGFHTEIFSDYLDSVGFSSIEGKLKIILGKEIQNIAGKAARKAIEALLKKHSLKFKDIKRWIIHPGGRNVIVNIADELGLTRKELSASYEVLEEYGNMSSPTVLFVLKRMIDSTPPAEGEYGIMLALGPGVAAEAALLRW